TGGACTAGGATGACTACGATTGTCCCTAGCTTTTAATCTATCTCAACACAGACTATAACTGtgctaatattgtaataaagaggaaacatttcaCTGTCTATTTTTACTCGAAAGCCTACTGAaccaattagatttttttttgcagtattATTAGAAAGTCAGACTTTCCCCGATCAACATAGACTATATTGTGCCCGAGTACAGAAATAAGGTCTCCTGGAAAAACCCTAAGAAATAAACCAAgccttaatttttattatatttttacgacCCCGGAAGAGATGGAGATATCATTAGAGAGGGAGTCGTGAATACAGAATTAGAAGGCTCATGCCCGGCAGTGGGACTGTATAggctaaaagaaaaaaaactattatttttcacAACATAAAGTATATGTTATAACAACAAACGACTAATAGTAATGACTCATTAAGAGATGACAATGACACTGATATTTAATACATTAACGATAATCGACTCGTGCAGCCTGTGGATTTGCTTGGAAAATTATGTATAATTCTTGAGATGGTTCAAAAAAATTGTGATGAAGGAAAACCACTCAATTTTAAGGAATTATCAGTTGAGcgaatataacaaaaatagttATTAAAGTCATTAACATTTCTTAGTAGTTTCCAaggacaaaaatatatatattgtaacCTTTTTGTTGCATAGACTAGTTTCATAGACCATCCATAGTTTTCTGACTGTTTCTGTCACTTACTTTATATCTGTCAGTAACAGAGATCACAAATTCGTCGCAAACAACGTTTGTTTAATATTAACGAAACTTATCTTAATATGATCACAAATTAAGAGGTGTCATAACATGCTCTCGATATACAACTTCCAAAGTACAGTGAATCAGTAGTTTAGCTAAACGGTACGTCTTTCACGTTtgataaacaacaataaaagtaaacaattaaaaacaatagtCACCTTGACCGACCTACTGACCGGGATAGAAAATTGTGCTAACGATTATTATTACGAATCAAAATCACTGTGATATCGGTATTCCATACAATGCGGGCCCAGTATGTTAGCGGTTGGCCTACAATACGATCCGTATATAAAAGATACCACTCAGATGCAACTCCAGTTCAAACTCAGCTCTTTAATGAGAAGTTTGTGTCCAattttttcgtatttatttttttagaaccGGTTATGGGACGTCCGATGCTGGCGTTAGTCATCGGCGCGGGGCTGCTCGCGACCGCCGCGTGCGCACCGCCGGGGAAGCCGTCCCTCGGCTGGGGGGAACGCACTTTCGCGATCATTGAAGTAAACCAAGCAGCCACCGCCTACAACCAGCTAGTTACCAAGAAAGATGCTGCCGATGTCTCCGTCACATGGAACGTCTGGTCCGGTGATCCAGCAGACAAATCCAGGGTTCTTCTGAATGATAAGGAGTTCTGGTCTGGAGCCGGCAGCGCCACCTCAGCGGCCTTCAAGGTTAAGAAGGGTGGTAGATACCAAATGAAAGTAGAACTCTGCAACGCTGATGGATGTAGCTACAGCGAATCTACTGAGATAGTGGTTGCCGATACTGACGGTAGCCACTTGCCACCCTTGGACTACTCTATCGGAGAGAGGAACAAGCCCTTCAAGCAGACTTCTGGCAAGGTTGTTGGCGCTTACTTCGTCGAATGGGGCGTCTACCCCAGGAAGTTCCCCGTCGACCGCGTACCCATCCCGAATCTTACCCATCTTCTGTACGGTTTCATCCCAATCTGCGGTGGAGATGGCATCAACGACAGTTTGAAAGAAATCGAAGGCAGCTTCCAAGCTCTGCAACGATCCTGCAGTGGCAGGGAGGACTTCAAAGTATCGATTCACGACCCTTGGGCAGCTCTTCAGAAACCACAAAAGGGTCTGGCGTCCTGGAACGAACCCTACAAGGGTAATTTCGGACAGCTGATGATGTTGAAACAGGCAAGACCTGACCTGAAGATCTTACCTTCCGTTGGTGGTTGGACCCTGGCTGATCCATTCTTCTTCTTCACTGACAAGGTTAAGAGGAAGCGCTTCGTTGACTCTGTGAAGGACTTCCTTGAAACCTGGAAATTCTTTGATGGAGTGGACATTGACTGGGAGTTCCCTGGTGGTAAGGGCGCTAACCCTGATCTCGGTAGCCCTGATGACGGTCACATCTACGTCGAGCTGATGAAGGAACTGAGAGAGATGCTTAACGAGCTGTCTGCCAAGACTGGAAAGAAATACGAACTGACTTCAGCCATCAGCTCTGGTTGGGACAAGATTCAGGTAGTAGACTACAAAGCGGCTCAGCAGTACATGGACCACATCTTCTTGATGAGCTACGACTTCAAGGGAGCTTGGTCAAACGACACTCTTGGCCACCAAGCTGCCCTGCACGCTCCCGCCTGGAACCCCAAGGAGACTTACACAACTGACTTCGGTGTCAAATTCCTGTTGGCTCAGGGAGTCAGCCCTAAGAAAATCGTCGTTGGTGTAGCTATGTACGGCCGTGGTTGGACTGGAGTCAACGGTTACAAAGACGGAAACCCATTCACTGGTGTAGCCACTGGCCCGGTCAAAGGTACCTGGCAGGATGGTGTAGTGGACTACAGAGAGATAGCCAACGAAATTGCTCAAGGCAAGTGGGAGTACCATTATGACAAAGTGGCTCAAGCACCTTACGTATTTAGGAAGGAAACTGGTGACCTAATTACATATGATGATGCCAGATCGACAATTGAGAAGGCCAAATATGTAAGGAATAATAAGCTAGGTGGTCTGTTCGCTTGGGAAATAGATGCTGACAATGGTGATATACTAAATGCCATGAATATGGGTCTTGGAAACAGTGCGTAAAAAAAATGTGCtagttttgtgtttaaaatgTGATCGTAATTGTAAGTTTAGTTTTAGGCGAAATGTCTCAAatcttatttacataatattaaaaaaatgttgagcGACTGAATTTGTGTAAttgtaagtaatataaaattattataaaatactatttgtggattttatttactttcctttGATATAGGATAATCTTGAGTTATTGCGAATTTAAAGGTTTGTATTatgacaatatttatttatgagcttATACGAGAACCCGATTTTGGTTAggtataaagtttatttataaatactatatatactataatattatttataaatactataATAGCTAAAACTctctaatttgaataattttgatttctagagaaatatttccttttataaatattatttttcatcttAATCGATAAATAATGCATTTGACCTCGTTAGTAACATCAATAAGTctagttttaaaaatgttgCTCTTAAAAACTTTCCTCTCGTGACTATCACTCGTAAGTATTTTGAGTTTaggaataaattttaatataggcTGAACATAGATTTCAGGATTCTTCCTCTTTATTTGAACCTTGAAACTCTTGTTCATAGTAGCTGAGTTTTGTAATCACCAAATTAATCATAGTTAGATGCCTTCAACCTTCGATTTATATGTATTCCGTCGACAATAACTAAATGTAcgtaactatttatattttctggTAGTAACTCCTATTTGacatacatacttaattttACTCAAAGACAATTTTGTAACTTGATCAAATGGGATGTGCGAATGATGGAATATCGTcaatctagttttatttttggacaTACTGTACTTGAATAGCCGCAGCTTGTAGCGGGTTCTATTTCCAGAAGATAGATGTATTGATTTCAGAGTGTGAGTATGAAGGAAAACAATGGGAGTATTGACGTCTTAAGACTGGggtggtgatgatgatgaagtatataattttacagacggttggttagcccccaAATGTGTAAGTTACACAAATAATATTGACCGTGCCGGGAATGGCACCCGGAATCCTCTGTTCAGCAGTCCGTCATGGTAAACATTGCGCCAACTAGAAAGCAAATGTGGGAATAATATTCTCGCTGATAGCGAGCTGGGAGTGGATGAGGAGACCTGGTGATCAAGCTTAGTGGTGAGTACAGGTAAAGATTTATGTTGATTCACATAATAGCATGTACTGATTCATGATGGTGGAGTACGTTTCAATCATATAGGAGAAATGAATATTTCCTACTTATAGCTATGGTATGGATGTTAGTTtatctttcacgcaaaaactatggcagtaatctatactaatacaacatatattttttctaatacctagattttgtatgtttatttaccCTTAAGACTCGAAACCTggactattcccgagtaacatcctccgagcccttttccccgagtaacataggcagtATTTTGTCCGGATACAGAAAGTAGCTCCCCCAGGATGTGAGAGAAACCGCGGAATAACAGCCAGCGTAACTTATAAATCTGCTAAAATAAAGACTACGATTTATcctggaagtagttccctcgggacgtcAGACAAACCGCGGGCGATAGATAGAAAACCATAAAACTTCTCTGTTAACAGATCATTATAATCACATACTTCCTAAGGTCACTAGGCTAAACAGATACGATCGATATAAACCAGACTATACACTTCTATTGTGCGGTATTACGGGACATGACGATGATACATCATATTGTGCGCGCGCGCATCCAACAGATCTCATTAGAATTTGATGCATATCAGACCTTCTGAGAAACAC
The window above is part of the Helicoverpa zea isolate HzStark_Cry1AcR chromosome 21, ilHelZeax1.1, whole genome shotgun sequence genome. Proteins encoded here:
- the LOC124640921 gene encoding chitinase A-like; protein product: MGRPMLALVIGAGLLATAACAPPGKPSLGWGERTFAIIEVNQAATAYNQLVTKKDAADVSVTWNVWSGDPADKSRVLLNDKEFWSGAGSATSAAFKVKKGGRYQMKVELCNADGCSYSESTEIVVADTDGSHLPPLDYSIGERNKPFKQTSGKVVGAYFVEWGVYPRKFPVDRVPIPNLTHLLYGFIPICGGDGINDSLKEIEGSFQALQRSCSGREDFKVSIHDPWAALQKPQKGLASWNEPYKGNFGQLMMLKQARPDLKILPSVGGWTLADPFFFFTDKVKRKRFVDSVKDFLETWKFFDGVDIDWEFPGGKGANPDLGSPDDGHIYVELMKELREMLNELSAKTGKKYELTSAISSGWDKIQVVDYKAAQQYMDHIFLMSYDFKGAWSNDTLGHQAALHAPAWNPKETYTTDFGVKFLLAQGVSPKKIVVGVAMYGRGWTGVNGYKDGNPFTGVATGPVKGTWQDGVVDYREIANEIAQGKWEYHYDKVAQAPYVFRKETGDLITYDDARSTIEKAKYVRNNKLGGLFAWEIDADNGDILNAMNMGLGNSA